One Pseudochaenichthys georgianus chromosome 4, fPseGeo1.2, whole genome shotgun sequence DNA window includes the following coding sequences:
- the LOC117445812 gene encoding golgin subfamily A member 6-like protein 22, with protein sequence MDRTKSDQSSKETSHSQHDESLLQFDAETVKLLVMRGDELFECVTVCEERYGALEERYGALEERYGALEEEMEVKEARHKQQLDENLVTINLLKGREEELLQSQEKSTKDLAEKQQSWESGKQGMKHVVDENNHQAARNHTLETEKQKLEWKVKGVMKHNSQQTFRIHTLEKEVHQLVLQLEKQGENNSEDQQPMEAKLKEVEKENEDLAKKNLSCETELKQVEATLKEVEKENEDLAKKNTSWETDVKQLKDQMREKEEKFSKDLAEEQLSWESEKHQLEGERREMETTLKQVEESKKKLAEENRSLEMDVTLNVRLVKQFEKDMEVQREEFSERHQSWETKASSMETEIKEVTQEKEDLAQTLQSQATELKDIQAQLHQAEDESNLSWETKVQQLEEEMKEQKEKCSKDLSQKHQSWEATVHLMETRLKEAKEERDDLAQTRLSWETKEMKMEDEKTLLEDLCLHMKNKSRGFFAHRRATEERDVVLQKMLRKMQEKEMKKKAKGEKEEKEEAGRQ encoded by the coding sequence ATGGATAGAACAAAGTCAGACCAGAGCAGCAAGGAGACATCCCACAGCCAGCACGATGAGAGTCTGCTGCAGTTTGACGCAGAGACCGTCAAACTGCTCGTGATGAGAGGAGATGAACTCTTTGAGTGTGTGACAGTCTGTGAGGAAAGATACGGCGCTCTGGAGGAAAGATACGGCGCTCTGGAGGAAAGATACGGCGCTCTGGAGGAGGAGATGGAAGTTAAAGAGGCTCGACACAAGCAGCAGCTGGACGAGAACCTGGTGACCATAAACCTGCTGAAAGGAAGAGAGGAAGAACTCCTTCAGAGCCAGGAGAAGTCCACCAAGGACCTGGCTGAGAAACAACAGAGCTGGGAGAGTGGAAAACAAGGCATGAAGCATGTAGTGGACGAGAACAACCACCAGGCCGCTAGAAACCACACCTTGGAGACGGAAAAACAAAAGCTGGAATGGAAAGTGAAAGGGGTGATGAAGCACAACAGTCAGCAGACCTTTAGAATCCACACCTTGGAGAAGGAAGTCCACCAGCTGGTGCTCCAGTTGGAAAAGCAGGGAGAAAATAACTCTGAAGACCAACAACCGATGGAGGCCAAGCTAAAAGAGGTGGAGAAGGAGAACGAGGATCTGGCTAAGAAGAACCTGAGCTGCGAGACTGAGCTCAAACAGGTGGAGGCCACACTAAAAGAGGTGGAGAAGGAGAACGAGGATCTGGCAAAGAAGAACACAAGCTGGGAGACGGATGTCAAACAGCTGAAAGACCAGAtgagagagaaggaggaaaagTTCTCCAAAGACCTTGCCGAGGAACAGCTGAGCTGGGAGAGTGAGAAACATCAGCTGGAGGGCGAGAGGAGAGAGATGGAGACGACATTAAAACAGGTGGAGGAATCCAAGAAGAAGCTGGCTGAGGAGAACCGCAGCTTGGAGATGGACGTCACACTGAATGTCAGGCTGGTGAAGCAGTTTGAGAAGGACATGGAGGTGCAGCGGGAAGAGTTCTCCGAACGACACCAGAGCTGGGAGACCAAGGCCAGTTCCATGGAGACCGAAATAAAAGAGGTCACTCAGGAAAAGGAAGACCTGGCTCAGACACTTCAGAGCCAGGCGACTGAACTCAAAGACATTCAGGCTCAGTTACACCAGGCAGAGGATGAGAGCAACCTGAGCTGGGAGACAAaagtccagcagcttgaggaggagatgaaggagcAGAAGGAGAAGTGCTCCAAAGACCTGAGCCAGAAACACCAGAGCTGGGAGGCCACGGTTCATCTGATGGAGACTCGACTGAAGGAGGCGAAGGAGGAGAGGGACGACCTCGCTCAGACGCGACTGAGCTGGGAGACTAAAGAGATGAAAATGGAGGACGAGAAGACACTTCTGGAGGACCTGTGTCTTCACATGAAGAATAAGAGCAGAGGATTCTTCGCTCACAGGAGGGCGACTGAGGAAAGGGACGTCGTGTTGCAGAAAATGCTACGCAAGATGCAAGAGAAGGAGATGAAAAAGAAAGCAAAGGGGGAgaaagaggagaaggaggaggccgGACGTCAGTAG